One region of Marivirga arenosa genomic DNA includes:
- a CDS encoding nSTAND1 domain-containing NTPase, which produces MQDEKVSISNNKSTQYGKKNNPFPGLRPFKIEESHLFFGREGQSDEVLLKLSKHRFVGVIGPSGSGKSSFIYCGVLPILYGGFLTGRSTNWEVVVTRPGAAPIDNLAQSIFKSDSKGKKISEEDAKIKQTIISSLLKSSSVGLVETIMQIKGDEEKNYLILVDQFEELFRFKDSSNMQSVNETLAFINLLMEAVNHADVPIYVAITMRSDFIGECSQFPELTRQINDSQYLIPQMTREQKRRAITGPVAVGNAEIAPRLTQQLLNDLGDNPDQLPILQHALMRTWDYWSHFRDYDHEPLDIKHYEAIGTMSEALSMHANEAYEELNEEQQRNCEFLFKAITEKRGGGSYGVRRPTQLHEIAAIANSSEEKIIQVIEKFRDPSRSLLTPQFGIPLHSNSIIDISHESIMRIWSRLKNWVNDEADAVAMYKRLAQAADMFQQGKTSLWRPPDLQLALNWKEKHNPTLVWGQRYHPAYERTISFLEHSAEEYEIEQRAKELQQKRRLRTARLTALIMAGATVISVLFLIYAFYQQTVAERNERLAMEQKDIAEQQKELAEEQRLIAIQKEEEATEAKNDAEESADLAEQRRIQATQSAALAEERRIAAVKAEGEASQAAIAAREAERQANLEKERAEQEKARADQLRYLAIANAIAVKAPQLNDPQLKGLLAQQAYSFSKRYSNYNYDPEIYDGLYYALKEFNHPLTHKIKGHNKSAKVVIGGKNDNEFYSAGAQGSILKWTETSSQWVADTIAPIRNRRVVKSMIFDEENNIMFAAGQFITESGESIIESYDLTQNRPDPKIIKGVSGAFVKMYLADDHIWVLDEGGTSIKKLVNGKSQKIYQSDIKINDFTVEENKDNIWLATENGDLVKINKAGEDATIMFTNSAELSTITSKFNFIVIGDINGTVNLFTDYNFSALNALTGHMGGIDELKVSDNGSALLSAAKDKTVRVWNLSEITQPPIVLSDHDDWVWSTDFSANNKWIFSASEDGLIKVWPYSTEIMGDKLCNELNRNMSQTEWATYIGSDLDYEKTCENLEKLTDASQ; this is translated from the coding sequence ATGCAAGACGAAAAAGTAAGCATATCGAATAATAAAAGCACACAATACGGGAAAAAGAATAATCCTTTCCCTGGCTTGCGTCCTTTTAAAATTGAGGAAAGTCATCTGTTTTTTGGAAGAGAAGGCCAAAGTGATGAAGTATTACTAAAACTTTCGAAACACAGATTTGTAGGAGTAATTGGTCCTTCAGGAAGTGGTAAATCTTCTTTTATTTATTGTGGTGTTTTACCTATCCTTTATGGAGGCTTTTTAACTGGTCGTTCTACAAATTGGGAAGTTGTAGTTACTCGCCCAGGAGCAGCTCCTATTGATAATCTAGCACAATCTATTTTTAAATCAGATTCCAAGGGCAAAAAAATATCTGAAGAGGATGCTAAAATTAAACAAACCATAATTTCATCACTTCTTAAGAGTTCATCGGTTGGTTTGGTAGAAACCATTATGCAAATCAAAGGAGATGAAGAAAAGAACTATTTAATACTAGTTGACCAATTTGAGGAGCTATTTCGCTTCAAGGATTCCTCAAATATGCAATCCGTTAATGAAACTTTAGCTTTCATAAACCTATTAATGGAAGCCGTGAATCATGCGGATGTGCCTATTTACGTGGCCATCACTATGCGTTCAGACTTCATTGGTGAGTGTTCACAGTTTCCTGAGTTAACTCGTCAAATTAACGATAGCCAGTATCTAATTCCTCAAATGACAAGGGAGCAAAAAAGAAGAGCAATTACTGGTCCTGTTGCAGTAGGAAATGCTGAGATTGCTCCAAGATTAACGCAGCAATTACTAAATGATTTAGGAGATAATCCAGATCAACTCCCCATTTTGCAGCATGCTTTAATGCGTACCTGGGATTATTGGAGCCATTTTAGAGATTATGATCATGAGCCACTAGACATCAAGCATTATGAAGCAATTGGTACTATGTCGGAAGCCTTATCCATGCATGCCAATGAGGCTTATGAAGAATTGAATGAGGAGCAACAAAGAAATTGCGAATTTTTATTTAAAGCAATCACTGAAAAAAGAGGGGGTGGAAGTTATGGAGTAAGAAGACCCACTCAGCTTCATGAAATTGCAGCAATTGCAAATTCTTCCGAAGAGAAAATCATTCAAGTTATTGAGAAATTTAGAGACCCTAGTCGCTCTTTACTAACTCCACAATTTGGAATTCCATTGCATAGTAATTCCATCATTGATATTTCTCATGAGAGTATTATGAGAATTTGGAGCCGCTTGAAAAACTGGGTGAATGATGAAGCCGATGCTGTGGCTATGTATAAAAGGCTAGCTCAAGCTGCTGATATGTTTCAACAGGGAAAAACCAGTTTGTGGCGACCGCCTGATTTGCAATTAGCCTTAAACTGGAAAGAAAAACATAACCCAACATTAGTTTGGGGGCAACGGTATCACCCTGCTTATGAAAGAACGATTTCTTTTTTAGAGCATTCAGCAGAGGAATATGAAATAGAGCAAAGAGCGAAGGAACTACAACAAAAAAGAAGATTAAGGACTGCTCGATTAACAGCTCTCATTATGGCTGGAGCTACTGTGATATCAGTATTGTTCTTGATTTATGCTTTCTATCAGCAAACTGTTGCTGAACGTAATGAAAGGCTCGCTATGGAGCAAAAGGATATTGCAGAACAACAGAAAGAGTTAGCAGAAGAACAAAGATTAATAGCAATTCAGAAAGAGGAAGAAGCCACAGAAGCTAAAAATGATGCGGAAGAAAGTGCAGATCTAGCCGAGCAACGAAGAATTCAAGCAACACAATCCGCAGCCTTAGCAGAAGAGAGAAGAATAGCAGCCGTTAAAGCTGAAGGAGAAGCGAGTCAGGCTGCAATAGCAGCCAGAGAAGCTGAAAGGCAAGCTAATTTAGAAAAAGAAAGAGCAGAGCAGGAAAAAGCCAGAGCTGATCAATTGAGATATTTAGCGATTGCTAATGCTATTGCTGTAAAAGCGCCTCAGTTGAATGATCCACAACTGAAAGGCTTATTAGCTCAACAAGCCTACAGCTTTAGTAAGCGCTACAGTAATTATAATTATGACCCTGAAATTTATGATGGCTTGTATTATGCATTGAAAGAATTCAATCATCCGCTTACCCATAAAATTAAAGGGCATAATAAATCAGCGAAAGTAGTAATTGGAGGTAAAAATGATAATGAGTTTTATTCTGCAGGGGCCCAAGGAAGTATATTAAAATGGACTGAAACTTCTAGTCAATGGGTAGCCGATACTATTGCCCCAATTAGAAATAGAAGGGTGGTAAAATCCATGATTTTTGATGAGGAAAATAACATCATGTTTGCAGCAGGGCAATTCATTACTGAAAGTGGGGAATCCATTATTGAAAGTTATGATTTAACTCAAAACAGACCAGATCCTAAAATTATTAAAGGAGTAAGTGGTGCTTTTGTTAAAATGTATTTGGCAGATGATCATATTTGGGTTTTGGATGAAGGAGGTACTTCAATTAAGAAACTGGTAAATGGAAAAAGCCAAAAGATTTATCAATCCGATATAAAAATTAATGACTTTACAGTAGAAGAGAATAAGGATAATATCTGGTTAGCCACAGAAAATGGTGACTTAGTCAAAATTAATAAAGCCGGTGAAGATGCCACGATTATGTTTACCAATTCAGCAGAATTAAGCACTATTACCTCTAAATTTAATTTTATCGTGATTGGTGATATAAATGGAACTGTAAACCTATTCACTGACTATAATTTTTCTGCTCTAAACGCATTAACAGGACATATGGGAGGAATAGACGAACTGAAAGTAAGCGATAATGGAAGCGCATTATTATCGGCTGCTAAAGATAAAACTGTAAGAGTTTGGAATCTTTCTGAAATTACTCAACCCCCTATAGTATTATCTGATCATGATGACTGGGTTTGGTCAACTGATTTTAGTGCAAATAACAAATGGATTTTCTCAGCATCAGAAGATGGGCTTATAAAAGTATGGCCTTATTCAACAGAAATTATGGGAGATAAACTTTGCAATGAGTTAAACAGAAATATGTCACAAACGGAATGGGCTACTTATATAGGCAGTGATTTAGATTATGAAAAAACGTGTGAAAACCTTGAAAAATTAACGGATGCCAGTCAATAA
- a CDS encoding outer membrane beta-barrel protein, protein MPVNKIIILSFCILAFSFLGNAQTSCVQNLRDARNAYDEGRLKTLSNLLSNCVEDGFTKEEKVEALRLITLSHLFNEDQAEAEKSYLKLLKINPEFTPNEESDPIELIILAENFDAEPKFFFGFKGGASYNIMQIQYESNHNLLLPGTYDFPLGISGGLFFQYPITKEISANLEAIYNFRNTILNRPIESAEGNNFQIIEETQQWLEMPILVNYKLPWVKKFLLEATAGPSFHYLLMSGVNLNGLGEELNNYDMLSFRNQFNMSGILGLRANFKELGVNFITTELLFQYRILDEVNKSAMTEQQRLELNSVAYSNFDYKGHAIWLRLGIRFPYFKPELKK, encoded by the coding sequence ATGCCAGTCAATAAAATAATCATATTAAGCTTCTGTATATTGGCATTTTCCTTTTTAGGTAATGCGCAGACTTCCTGCGTTCAAAATTTAAGAGATGCTCGAAATGCATATGATGAAGGAAGGCTAAAAACTCTTTCGAACCTATTATCAAATTGTGTTGAAGATGGATTTACAAAGGAGGAAAAAGTTGAGGCGCTCAGGTTAATAACATTATCTCACTTATTTAATGAAGATCAAGCTGAAGCAGAAAAATCCTATTTAAAACTTCTTAAGATTAATCCTGAGTTTACACCAAATGAGGAATCTGACCCTATCGAATTGATAATTCTTGCGGAAAATTTTGATGCTGAACCAAAGTTTTTTTTCGGCTTTAAAGGGGGCGCTTCCTACAATATCATGCAGATTCAGTATGAAAGTAATCATAATTTATTACTTCCAGGTACTTACGATTTTCCACTAGGAATATCAGGCGGCTTATTTTTTCAATATCCAATTACCAAAGAAATTTCAGCGAATTTAGAAGCTATTTACAATTTCAGAAATACAATTCTTAACAGGCCAATAGAAAGTGCTGAAGGTAATAATTTTCAAATTATTGAAGAAACACAGCAATGGTTAGAAATGCCAATTCTAGTTAATTATAAACTTCCTTGGGTCAAAAAATTCTTATTGGAAGCCACAGCTGGGCCATCTTTTCATTATTTATTGATGTCAGGTGTTAATCTTAATGGCTTAGGGGAAGAGTTGAATAATTATGACATGTTATCCTTCAGAAATCAATTTAATATGAGCGGAATTTTAGGGTTGAGAGCCAATTTTAAAGAATTGGGTGTGAATTTTATCACCACTGAACTGCTATTTCAATATAGAATTTTAGATGAAGTAAATAAGTCTGCGATGACAGAGCAACAAAGATTAGAATTGAATAGCGTTGCTTATTCCAATTTTGATTATAAAGGCCACGCGATTTGGTTAAGATTAGGCATTCGTTTTCCATATTTTAAACCAGAACTTAAAAAATGA
- a CDS encoding immunoglobulin domain-containing family protein yields the protein MRKLLIYILILNIGLLQLACNTEEGLEPVTPKNYFKILEGRGTDNPIAIRSLSDGNLLIVSNTTSFEQGEQIRKIRVLKIDLNGNVLNERYLPENNENWSAKDVLKLTNDEIVIASTSINSIAEDSSLVFYKINSNLDSLSATTHHNSATYNLYGVAEDQNELLFIAQEFKDQTSYPIIGRIDLSSSNIIDIKSAEKYDVPPATKVYRNAVGEYIWAYNRTRSYLAKVQPNLLQVNDQEIHIGNNLSSSVKAEKLLMINMNPIVFGELTQNGNNQLFYYSQESGSSFVFGESGDVFLNNVQKTESGYLVTGFQSLQIDGSENRQTNFYFSRRNANGGEIFSKAFGTNENEELMDALMINDGIYTIGKTIFGGENTLILIKTDAFGRLQ from the coding sequence ATGAGAAAGCTTTTAATTTACATACTAATTCTCAACATTGGATTATTGCAGCTAGCTTGTAATACCGAGGAAGGACTTGAACCAGTAACTCCTAAAAATTATTTTAAGATTTTAGAAGGAAGAGGTACAGATAACCCAATCGCAATTAGGTCATTATCGGATGGAAATTTACTAATTGTGTCTAACACCACTTCTTTTGAGCAAGGAGAGCAAATTAGAAAAATTCGCGTACTGAAAATTGATTTAAACGGTAATGTTTTAAATGAAAGATATTTACCTGAAAATAATGAAAATTGGTCTGCTAAAGATGTTCTAAAATTAACAAATGATGAAATAGTAATTGCTTCAACCTCTATCAATAGTATAGCTGAAGATAGTAGTTTAGTTTTTTATAAAATTAACAGTAATCTTGATTCGCTAAGTGCTACTACCCACCATAATTCTGCTACCTATAATTTGTACGGGGTGGCCGAAGATCAAAATGAATTATTATTCATTGCTCAAGAATTTAAAGATCAAACATCCTATCCCATTATCGGAAGAATTGATTTAAGTAGTTCCAATATTATCGATATTAAATCGGCAGAAAAATATGATGTTCCACCCGCTACAAAAGTCTATAGAAATGCAGTTGGAGAATATATATGGGCTTATAATAGAACCAGGTCTTATCTGGCAAAAGTACAACCCAATCTGTTGCAGGTTAATGATCAGGAAATTCACATCGGAAATAATTTATCTTCTTCTGTTAAGGCTGAAAAATTATTGATGATAAATATGAATCCAATTGTGTTTGGAGAACTAACACAAAACGGCAATAATCAACTATTCTATTACAGCCAAGAAAGCGGAAGTTCTTTTGTTTTTGGTGAATCAGGTGATGTTTTTCTGAATAATGTACAGAAAACGGAATCTGGATATTTGGTAACAGGCTTTCAATCATTACAGATTGATGGCTCCGAAAATAGACAAACCAACTTCTATTTTTCCCGAAGAAATGCTAATGGAGGTGAAATATTCTCTAAGGCCTTTGGCACTAATGAAAATGAGGAATTAATGGATGCCCTTATGATAAATGATGGTATTTATACTATAGGTAAAACCATTTTCGGAGGTGAAAACACATTAATTTTAATTAAAACAGATGCCTTTGGGCGATTACAATAA